In the genome of Candoia aspera isolate rCanAsp1 chromosome 4, rCanAsp1.hap2, whole genome shotgun sequence, the window atgcaatataaaatacaatgtaatgcAAGTAATACAATCTAAAGCAAGGTTTTGAAAAATGGACAAGGTGTTTTTTTTGTAGTTCTGTTGACAGATTGATATATAGTTAGAAAGGGCAATAATAAAAGTTGATACAAAAACTGCAGTAAAAAACTCAGTTTGGCTTAAGCCTGCTACCAAATGACAGAAGTAATACACACCCACACATCTTTGTCTCCCAGAACAGTGAATCactctctaggccagtgtttctcaagggaATTataggagttaaagtccacatatcttaaagttgccaaggttgagaaacactgctgtagactgcTCTTGCTCTGAAGTGCAGGGTATTCATCATGAAGCTCTGTAATTTTAGTGATCTAGTTGGGGGTTTCTTTGGTTGAtgactgtatattttaataaatgtgtaGTCTCTTGAGGTTTTGGTCAGAAGCTCCTTTAATTTTTATCCAAAGATACTTTGCTCCTGTGTGTTTTATAATTCCACATCTTCCTTTTTCCCAAGAGTTGTAGATTGACTCATTTTCTGTCAAGATGGATCTTCTGTTTGGGCGCCGGAAGACCCCAGAGGAGATGCTGCGGCAAAATCAGCGGGCTCTGAACCGTGCCATGCGAGAATTAGACCGGGAACGGCAGAAGCTGGAGGCCCAGGAGAAAAAGATCATTGCTGACATCAAGAAAATGGCCAAGCAAGGGCAGATGGTGAGcttgggaagaaaggagaagtGTGCTTTTTGAAAGCCACCAGGAGAAATTCTGTGTATCTGCCTCTAACCTGGTTCTCCCACCTTAGGATGCTGTGAAAATCATGGCTAAAGATCTGGTGCGGACAAGGCGCTATGTCAAGAAGTTCATCATGATGCGGGCTAACATCCAGGCAGTGTCCCTTAAAATACAGACACTCAAGTCTAACAACTCCATGGCTCAGGCAATGAAAGGTGTCACCAAAGCCATGGCTACCATGAACAGACAGGTGGGTAAGCTCCACACTAGTTCAGCTACAGAAGTCTTTCAAGCTGCTCCTTTTGAGTCTGTACCAGAGCTCACTGGCCTAGCATCTGAATGGGTTGCATTCAGAAGATCCCATTTTCATTCCCTGGTAGCAGGGATTTGCCTAAAATCCTGGAGAGCCTATGCCAGTTAGAGTAGTCATATGGAACTAGGAGTCCAAATAATTTGACTTGACAAAAGGCAGCTTTCTAAATGCTCTTTCTTGTAGTAGTATATGTGGGTTGCTGAACTGAtattacaggttgtccttgtttaacgactgcctcatttagtgaccattgcAGTTAagactgtgatgaaaaagtaactttgcaatcagtcctcacatttatgacctttgcaggtctgtaaagcaaaggaaagctgaagtaagatcataagcacagttgtggtttcacttagcaacttcTTCGCTTAATGATCCAGTTGTTCCCAGTTGTgcttgctaaatgaggactaccagtaaaacctgttttgcttgtttttcaaaATAGGATATCTGACCCTCTGGGGTTGCTTAATGGGAAGATCTAAACAGTGGTGATAGGTTATGAGTGGCTAGGCAGAAAATGTAGCACAGAAGCATTTAAAACTGGCTAGTGCAGAGTATGTGCCACAGAAGATGCCATAACAGtttacagacattttttttttcagttcaacaGCTGACTTGTTTTTCTAACAGGATTCTCCAGATTGGATGCAAGCTGTCCTGAGCTATTTACACTATCACCTCTTcaattaatacttttttaaaaaatgaactttcaATCTCTTAGGTAACAATAATCTGTTATTCTAGGGATATGGTTATATTATATCTACTCACTtcgctcatgccctggtcacctccacaATGGATTCTTGTCATGAGcgctacatgaggctgcccttgaagagcatccggaagcttcagctggtgcagaatgcagctgcatggacagttaCGTGTGTCTCTAggatggcacatgttacacctctgctccgtgagctgcattggttgccagtttgcttccaggtgcaattcaaggtgctgtttttgacctttaaaggcctaaatggcatagggccaggttatttgagggactgtcacttcctggttacatctacctgtcccatcaggtccagcagaagaggtatgctccaggtcccatctgctaaggagctccatctggcaggacccaggggacttgccttttctgctgttgccccggccctctggaacatcattccccctgaggtgcggttagccccatctctgttagccttaCAGAAACCCTTGAAAACATGGTTCTTCCATCAACCCAGGGGATCCCATGGTGAGCCTGCAAAGTGGTTGAATGAGGCTAAGTGATGGTTGTCTTCCcgctgtttttatgtttatttttgttatgtctgatggtttttatattgtgatatggttttaattgctattctgcttgtgagccacccagagtcactttttgtgaggtgggtggctatataaatttgctaaataaataaataaaatacagtattccCGTCCACTGCTTTCACAAGTGCGAAAGAGTGGTGgtctcttcctttttctgagaTTTTGTAACAGCATGCCTTCTTGCCCTCTTTTAGCTCAAGTTGCCTCAGATCCAGAAAATCATGATGGAGTTTGAAAAGCAGTCAGAGATCATGGATATGAAGGAAGAGATGATGAATGATGCTATTGATGATGCAATGGGAGATGAAGAGGATGAGGAGGAAAGGTATTTAGTATTGGAGACAAGAAAGACCATGTTGGATAGGGGTTGTATTTTGGAGGGAAAAGCTGGCATCTGACTGACTGGTGGGAGGTGATAAGTTTTCAACCTTCAAATCCCTCCCTGCAACCCAGATCTGTGCACAGTAAAGCCAAGCATGTAATTCATCTTGAAGTTTAGACAGGAACTGAGATTCAAGTAAGGGAAGTGGTGGATTAGCCATGCAGAAAAGTGCATTTCATGTTCTTGCTTTCCATTCACAGTGATGCTGTTGTCTCCCAGGTGTTGGATGAGCTAGGTCTGACGCTGACAGATGAGCTGTCAAGTGAGTATTTGCATGAAATGAAAATTAGGAAAGAAGTATGGCAAGGGAAGAGACATCTGAGCCACTTTGTGATTCGGCAACTTTAGAAAtcaaataaccaaccaaccaaccaaccaaacgaacaaataaatacgAGACTACAGTTCATATGATTCTTGTAAATCCCAGGTGGGTAAAAGTTACCACTATTGGCAGAGATAGATTGGGGCTGTTTCAGGGATATTATCTAAATTAGGCAGTAACTGGTTCTGACAGTAATTTGTCTTGATAGCCATTCAAAATGAGGTGTATCACAGTaggtactcctcatttagcaaccattcgcagttacaacagtgatgaaaaagtaactgtgtGACTAGTGCTCGCATTTACCacctttacaggtctgtaaagcaaacctgaagtaagatcataagcacagtcgcagtttcacctAAGTAACCACTTtgtttaatgactgagttgccagtcccaattgtggttgctaaatgaggattacctgtagtttaTTTAATTCGGTTTAGGCACTGCTggactccaactgactctgggtggctcacattaCATTACCATAAAAATCCAATACAGCTaaaacaagatgggatctggTCACTATATActgacagaaacaaaaataacaaaaacatatCCAACAGTTAATAGTGTTCcaacacatcttttaaaaaaacagtataaTTTCAACAAAGGTTAAAGATACATGGTGAGTCATAACAATGCAAATAAGAGCGGGGCTCTCAATTTTTGTGCAGCGTAACTCCCTAATCACCATAATACTGCAACTTCAGAAATTTACcctaaataatacaatttaactGAGATTAAATGGAAACCCTTGAGAAATGCGGTGGTTCCCTTTGGAATGAATGACATTTCTTGATTGTAAAAGGTTAGAAAATGTCCTGgctgctttacttttttttaacaataaaatagGTTGTTATTTGTGTAGAAGGTAGACAGTGAAAAGTATGAGAAGGAGACCTCTTAAAAATTTGACAGTCCTCCCACCCTCTCCCCAATCAAGTGATGACCCTATCAAGGTTCTGTCTCAGCCCATGCATCAAAGTCCAGTCCCTGCCACACACCTTCCGGGCTTTCCATCCTGCTCTGCTTGGATTAACCGGCTTGTCCAGGcagatgtcctgattaccaggaaacacactgaggcgaggacttggtctctaatatttattagtagtacttaacaagaatcctaacaaactgagaaagcgtgggaaaacccagccatataaaccccaaaggttaaggcggtcccgatctgtgtctctttgaatggctgaacagttcctcagtgctacgcatgcgcttgacagtctgggtgagagccccctgctcgccatccttactcatgacagcagagcaggaaaagtgcattttttttGTATAACTCTAATGTGTGCAGAAAGGTCACAGGTAAACTGCATTGGCCCCTGATCTGTTCAGAACAACAGGAAGCGCTTCTGCTGTAAGGCTTTCAAGCTCATCGTTCACTTTACAAAAGTACCATAGAACAGAGTGGGTTGAAGATGAGGCACAGTGAGTGAGTGGGATTGTCTTTCTGAAGGAAgggatggtgttttttttttaagttgcttcAAACCTATTGCAGTTTTCAAATGTTTCATGCCTCAAGATAGGTGGAAAgtgctgatttttctttttgactATGAGGACTGCAAGAAAGGGTTCAGAGGGTGGAGGTTGCCTCTGTATACTAGGCTGCGATGTGTGGTGCTTGATTTTCATTTCATATGTTAGGTAGGCCCAGATCATAGTTGTTGTGGCTTGTAAAACActgattggttggttgatttgatttatatggttGCCAATGTAAACATGGCAAAtctaggcagctaacaacatttaaaaacataatataacATGAAGCATAAATGATAGCCAAGGTAATAAATAATCTATCATAGACTTCATGGGCTAACTCTGGCTAACAAGCCAAGCCCCGCATCCAGGAATGCATCCACGTCTTCAGGGGTTTCCAAAAAGCTGGTGGGGTTGGGGCCAAGTTATCTTGGGTggaatggtgttccaaagggcaggcactgtgacagaaaaggcctgcttcctggatctACAAGGTTGACTCTCGTTAGTTTTGGGACCAGCAACATGGCTCTTTTGCCATATCTAATGGGACAGATTGAAACAATCAGGGAGAGGCCTGAGATAACCTGGCACCATGCCAAGAAAggtttataggtgacaaccagcaccttgacttgcatCTGGAAGCATCCCTGAAACCcttgcagctcatggagcagaggtacaACATGAGTGCACCAAGGTGCACTCATAATTGCTTTCACTGCCactttctgaaccagctgtagcttccggatgctcatcaagagcagccccatgtagactgcattgtttcaatccatttgggaggtgaccaaggcaggTGTGATTGTGAAAGAACCTCCTggttctggaaagagtgcagttgGCACATAAAATGAAGTTGTACAAAAGCCTTCTTGGCCGTTGCTGCCACCAGCTTCTTGcacaggagctgtgaatccaagaggacACCCTGATTTTTCACCAGTTCTGTGTGGGgtaatgcaaccccatccagaaccaaagatggatcCAGGaagccctaaaacccaaagccactcagtcttgctgggATCGAACTAAAGCCTATCctgccccatccagatccccacagcatCTAGACACTGAGATGGAACCACCCCAGCATCACTTGGGTGGCCAGGGGTGGAGaggtaaagctgggtatcattagcatacggatgatacctcaccccatgctgTTGAATTATCTCACCCAGCacttcatataaatgttaaaacagGAGTAGGGAGAATGTCAAGCTAGAATTCTCCCCACCCATCAACACTCACTAGAACTGGCCTCAgagggaggagaaccagcacagcaCTGTGCCCCTGCTCCCAACGCTCAGTGCCAGAAGGGTACCATAACCAATGatttcaaaagccactgagagatcaaggggaGCAAGGATGCACcatccccatcctgctcctgccagagatcatccataagtccGATCAAAGCCATAGTtaatggcttaatgtgatatgtgaaACTTTGCCCATTTTGAtgtcaacaaaccatagttaaccTAACTATGGTAAGTGTGATACATGAACCCTGCATGTCATCTTGATGCCACACACAGTCTTGGGGCAGAGAGATCTTGATGCCACACACAGTCTTGAGGCAGAGGGAACAGAAGGGAGAAGGGCGTTATTGAGCTGTTGCTGACTTTACTCTCTTCCTTGCAGATTTGCCTTCCACTGGTGGGTCTCTGAGCGTGGCAGGAGGAAAGAAAGCGGAAGCCTCAGCAGCTCTCGCTGATGCAGATGCTGATTTGGAGGAGCGGTTAAAAAACCTACGTCGAGACTAGAAGAGCGGTGCCcagctcccttcccctccctcagcATGGGTGGCTCTTCAGACACTGCTGGTGTTAGGATTACAACTCTGCTGTGGCAGGGAGTCCTAGTTTTGCAAGCTTGCGCGAGGTTGACTGTGGGTGGCCTGAGTGGGGGAAAGAAGGGTTAAACCAAGCCGTGTGGTGCTCTTATTCCACTCTGATTTGAAAGGACTTTCAGCATCACTGGGCAAAATTATGGGGgcagaatgtttttcttttcttttttctcctaccGTGAAAATGCCTCCATTTCCATGAGACTGGACAGCTTGGGATCTAAAGGAAGCTTCCTTCTGAATGGGGAGGCCAGAGTGGGTGACATTCCCTACTCAGTCCCCCATATTCTTCTGGTGGTGATGGGAAGGTGGAGGAGGGTGGGCAGTAGAACAACAGGTGGTACCTCCTCTGATACCCCTGCCATTTGAAAGTGGCAAGAGGCTTTCTGACTGTTTCCCCAGTAAAGCTTTCTATAAAGCCCTGTCCctgaaggcaggcaggaaggcctCCCCATTGCATCTGTTTGTCTCTTGTAATAAAAGTTGTAGATTTGTACTGAGAGTTCCTCTGGCATCTGCTGTTGCCCCTGAGAAGGAATGTTGAAGCTGGCCCTGGACCACTGTCTGTGTCCTAAGGGTCCCAACACTGTATTTTTGTGACTCTGTTTAGTGCAGTTGGTGACTTTTGGAGCAGGACACATCTGTGCTAGAAATGTGGGTGGGTTGCCTGAGTTCTAGACATTTTCCTTTTGAGCCTGGGAACATTTGAAGACCATTGTAAGACCATTGTCTTCTTACTCtccacatcagtgtttctcaatcttggcaaatttaagatagtggacttcaactcccagaattctgggagttgaagttgacatatcttaaagttgctaagtttaaGAAACCCGGCTTTGCATGTATACATCTTGAAAACATGGGCCCAGTTAGTGAGTTGCAGCTAGACAAGAGAGGGAGGGTTAAAGCAAAGTGAAGGCTCCTACAAATTTGGTTTCGAACAAAGTTGAGTAAGGGGAGAATGTGATAAAAGTGTGTACAGTTACACAGTTACAGTCAATGGAGAGAACATGGTAAGGAAAATTGTTTCTCTCTTAAACTGCTAAAACTTGGGAACATCCAGTGCTTGAATGGGAGGGCATTGAGGAAATACTTGCTTACACAGTGCATAGTTAAGCTGTGAGATTCCCTTCAGCAGGATAAAGTGATAGCTTTGCTCTTAGTTGCAGGGGAATTCACTTGTACTTCCTAAATCTGTCTGTTAAATCCAGCAATCCTGATAGCTGTATGGAGACATCAGGGACAGAAAAGGGCTGAAGGAGAGTAGCGATTTCCTTGAGTCCAGCCAGTGGGCCTCCCATGGGTAACTGAGTGCCTCCTGTGGGAATGAGGATGCTGGATGAGAGGCTGTTTGGCTGTTCTGGCAGGAATGCTCTTCTGTCACTAGAATCCAGAAGAGGGTATATACGACTGTGCCTGGGAATGGCTTGTTCAAATGGAGTTGGGGCTGAGTTGAAGGGCTCCAGAAGATGAAGGAAGTTTGCGAGGCCTGCTGAACATAGCAGACATGCCCTGGGGTATAAAGAAAACCCCAACTTACCTTCATTTTAGAAAGCATATAATATGCCAGCTTTGGATCAAACCAGAAGGAGGAATGATTTTTCTGGGTTTTCCTCCATTTTTGTTCACCTGGTGTCTACTGACTCTCTGCAAATGATCCAAGGAggctgattttctttttccttgtctttatttttaatttttttttttttgggaggAGGAGGGATGCTTCTGGTCCCCAGGATCTGAGGGGAAATGTCATCTGGATGCAGCAAGTTGTTTGGAAGCACAGTATCCAGGGTGTCCCAGGGACTGTGGAGATGGTGATACTGAAGGGTGCTCTGTCATGGGGTGGGTCCGGTGGGCGGCTTGACGCAAAGCATTTCtgcagatttattttttcttacgTGCTGCTGCACAAAGCAGATACGGCAAAGGTGGGGGTCCCAAAAATCTGGGAACTTGATGCCATTTATGGAATATCAGGAGGCCTCCAATTGAGTAAAGAGCAGTGACTCAGTAACTAACAACTCGCCCAGTCAGAATGAAATGCAGGGGCTTTATTGCAGTTGAGAACTCCTGCTGTAGCGCCTGCTGAGAACGGTGCATCCGTGCTGAGCTTTCTGTCGGTTGAGCACTCTGGAGTTCCCACAGGAAAGGAAATGTGGCTGGTTGGGGGTCCCAGTGATTTGGCAgctgtaaaaacaataaaggaaaacCACAGAGAAATATAGATGTGTCTTCCCATTGGTCTGGCGTGTAGTGCTGCTTCCTTTGGGCTAAGCCATAGTTTTCCTAACAAAAGGGCAGGTGCTAGTAACCAGTTGGATTCATACCACAAACTAGGCTAGGGTAAAAtggggttgggtggcttgtgatCAGCATATGGTGGGAACCCAGCTGTTGATTTCCAGTGTCCAGATTGGACCATCACATAGCTCATGTGGTTTATTGGTTCAGGCATAACATTACTTGAACACAGCAACTGTATTTGGCAGCCATATTATTCAGGAAGAATATTTCCTCCTATAATCTTTGAAGGCTCCTGTGTCAATATCTGTGCAAGAGTGCTAGTCTTGGATTAAGGGCTGCTAATGTTTTCTCTTGCAGGACTCCTATGTCTTTAATGTACAATGCCTTGCAAAAATCTAGTTGGTGAAGCTTTCCCCTCTCCCTTCATCTTCCTGTGCAGAAAATGTGTGTGCAGTCATGCAAGGCTCCTGTGCTAAGGCCCCCCAATGGTGACAATACTATTTATCTTCAGGAAGTCCTTGCTAACGGAAAggggataaaatgattctcattTGCCCCACATTCCTGATATTCCTCTCCATTCTATGCCTTGTTTTCCCTCTTCAGCACCTTGATATCATGGAAGCCTGAATTTAAGGATGGAGTCAAGGGTAAAGTTTTGTTGCAATAGCTGCTACCCTTCCACATGCCTTTTGCCCTTCACATAAGATGAAAAGAGGGAAGTCCTTTACCCAAGGATGTGTAATTTCTGCACACATTCCCTTTCTGACCAGGTAGATTCCCCATAGCCCAGTCTCTCTGTACTGCAATTTCCCCCGACCCTTTGATCTTATCCCTGAAGTCCAAACAGTATAGAGACACTTACCTAGGGACTGTGTTTTAGATCCTGGTGAGCTATGCCCAGCGCCCGCAGGCAGGAATGGTATGCCTCCAGCAGCTCCTTGCATGcctcttctcccttttctttaACACTGCAAAAGTAAACAAGTGATGAAGAAACTATAACAATCCTGCTCATTTCCCTTAAAACTGAACCCCGAGCACAGAAACCCAGAGATCTCAAAACTCTCCCTACAACCCTCTGGGTTGTCACACACCGACCACACCTTCTGCTTTGGGGCAGTGACTTGGTAGTTTCCACTGCCCCAAGGCTGACACAACCACcaactttaaaataatgaaatcctTTATCGCATCTTCCAGGATTTTCCCCAAGAAGATGCTTGGTACTCCTGTTACAGTGGCATAAGTATTATAATCTTTGCTTGACATGCAGAATGTCCTCACTTTGAAACccaccagattttttaaaattactttttccccttccctGAGCCACCtacttttccttaaataaacaaataaataaatgcaccagTACATGGTTTCATCCTTTTTCCAGCCACTTGAGGTAGAAGGGTTTTCACACCTGTCTCCAAATAGCCCATATGGATGAGCAGTTACATAGAAGAATGACATTTGAACTCAAATGGGGGAGAAATGATTTATGTTTTGGTTTTTAGCTTGGTGATTATGTCCCATTGCAGAAGAGAGGAATGTGTGCATTATGCCTTTACAACACAAAACTTTTGTACTGATTCAGAGGTCCAATCTGTTGAGAAGTGGAATGCCTTTAGAACCTGGGGAATTTCTTCTGTGAAATGGGACTGAAACTGATTCTGCAACACCAGAACTCAGATCACATAGGGCTCTAGGTCAAGGAGCATAATTTTTGTGCGTGTTGCAAGCTGGAGATAGGGAgaggtccattttttaaaaaaaaggtgaggCCAGGTCAAAAGCtaattttcattatttcaatGACATGGTTAATCTGATTATCCTCCAATTATGGATCACTTCCCCCCTTtatcacatgtgtgtgtgtgtgtgtgtaggtatgcAGCATAGAGACCTGTGTTCTGCTTCAGACACTGCTGAGCTTAAAGCTTCTAACATCCTTCACCTGACTTGTTGGTGGCTGCTGGGCTGTAGAACCTCAACACATTGGACAGGACCTCCTAACCTGGGAATTCTCCAGAACTGTGGACCAGCCAgtattctcagcaatggctgtcCTGGGTGGGGAATTCTCAGTGGTGAACTCCAtatgtctagatcagtgtttttcaaacctggcaactttaagatgtgtggctggggaattctgtgagttgaaggccacacgccttaaagttgccaagtttgacaaacactggtttagagggtGCCTGGGGTGGAAAGGCTGTTCTGGAGGATCCTATGTTTTCCCATCCAATACTGTAAAGAGCAAAGGTGCCCCTTTACCTACTGATGTAATTAGATGGTCTTAGTTCATATAGCGCAGTGAACTTCAAGTTAAGTCTATCAGCTGTGAGAACTTAGACAAAGCATGTTTGCTGGTTGTTTCATGGATCAGAAATTTCAGTAAATCAAGTAAGCTATGGTTAAATATGAACATAGCCATTGTCTCCAAGAAAAACTTAAAACTATTGGTTTCTGTTTGTAAAAGAGCAGAAGCAGGAGGCTACAGTGTTCACTCCCTGCCCTTAATACAACCTGAAAGTTTTAGAGGTAGATGATTAACAGGATTAGTTGGGGAGATTTCACTTTCTTCCATCCACCTTTGTTGGAGGAGTTGTAGAACTTCACACATCCTCATTTTCTTAGTTTTACATTCTCTCCTCAGTTCATCACagcatcattttatttatctgcTTTTGAAGTTGGTCGCTCATCTGAACTGGTTATTTTCCTGAGCACCAGGTGAGTTACATGTTAGACATAACCCAGCATACTTTTTCCAgaactattttaatttttgaggAATAGAGGGACTAAAATACAAATGGGAGCTGAAACGAGGCATTGTGGTGTTGAACGTTCCTGTTCAGGGTTCTAGCCAGCCATGCCCTTATGTGCAATAATGCATTCAATTTCTCTTCCCCTTTgattttcattctttactttccaGCAAGAAGCCAGTATTCTGTGGCCACTGAGAATATCCAGACCCCAATGGGCAGTGGCCAAATTCAAGCGCAAacaactta includes:
- the CHMP2A gene encoding charged multivesicular body protein 2a, whose amino-acid sequence is MDLLFGRRKTPEEMLRQNQRALNRAMRELDRERQKLEAQEKKIIADIKKMAKQGQMDAVKIMAKDLVRTRRYVKKFIMMRANIQAVSLKIQTLKSNNSMAQAMKGVTKAMATMNRQLKLPQIQKIMMEFEKQSEIMDMKEEMMNDAIDDAMGDEEDEEESDAVVSQVLDELGLTLTDELSNLPSTGGSLSVAGGKKAEASAALADADADLEERLKNLRRD